The Triticum urartu cultivar G1812 chromosome 5, Tu2.1, whole genome shotgun sequence genome contains the following window.
gggtgatttcctccttaaccactccCGTTACGgttctgtcgtgcaacccctcaagtgtgaacttcgagggtggatcctcttacgttcaccttgatgatagcatcgagtggaattcaccggtgattcctcgggttttccccttggtgttagacacacagttaccatggttactatgactttacacttaATCATGTTACTAAGGACGGGTCGGTCCCGAGGGGTActcgcgcgagcttaatagcgagtgatgtggagtcgggttaaCCTGGAAGGttcccgcgagatacttacgaggcgtggccgggcattcttagcccttacCGCAAGTACTTGAGACGGGgagacggggtcacatcgatcgtgagtctctgctcgttaccgcgtgctcctaatccactacgatttgaatatttgatccgaggggcctctggcctgatagcactaaccatcacgtgggcatagtatgggcgttctgcgtcgtatacatcagccgaaacTTAATAGacgccagcgactgagcggcTCGCGCCGGGTTGGAatgcgtaagctcctgccttgttgaaggaggtagttaggtctgctcaccggccacgcacgcaacgtgcaggagttcccggggcgatggcccatgacccctgggggcataggtttagtccggcgtgttggcctctctattaagcctaggtcggtttgcggcgtattgtttggccgatgccgggcatgacccaggaaagtgtgtccgaccggagttaatcgagcgtggtgggtaagttggtgcacccctgcagggaagaaaacatctatcgatagcctgtcctacggtaacggacacttggagttgtatcccgatcgatacaactagaactggatacttgtgatgagaaatggattgtgatgagaaatagatagtatggctctgggattgctttctcgcagagagtcgagaaaggatctctggtcgaggttgataacactactactactttacattatatTGATCTATACTCTTCtaaatgctgcaagatgcttgaagatacttgaagatgctagtcttcgataggctaggatttcccctcctttctggcattctgcagtttagtccacagatacagcccatTTCCTTTGATGCAGATGCATACTTAgattagatctgatgtaagtcttgcaaGTACTTgggatgagtactcacggctgcTTTGTTACCTCTTTTCctccatacccgattgttgcgaccagatgacggatttCAGGAGCCAGGCGACACCACTaatgactactgctaccccgagggtgtctactactacgtgacggccgctgacgacttggagtagttaggaggctcccaggcaggaggccttgcctttttgatcgttgttacttttgtgctagccttcttaaggcaaacttgtttaacttatgtctgtactcagatattgttgcttccgctgacccTTGTGTATTTGAGCTTATGTACTTGATCGTAttagcttgtattattttaatttgtgtctagagttgtattgtgatatcttcccgcgagtccttgatcttgatcgtacacatttacgtgtatgattagtgtacggttaaATCGGGGGCATCACATACCTCAGCGTCAACGAGTGACTGCCAACTTTATGTTTAATTTGTTGTGTATGCATTATGGTTCTGATGAACTATTTTCTAATGGGGAGATGTTCTAAATTTGAAGTACGAGATTTATCGGATCAGTTCCGTGGGGGCCTTCACGTTCCCGCAAAATCATTTTACAGTACCGAGTTTTAGCGGATCTACTAGGCTTTCTTTGCTTTCTCAGCAAAACCTTTAGTGAAACTCCTCACAAAGTGAACTTGCCATTTTGGCCGAATAGTGCGGAAAATCCTCACAATATTTCCTATATTgattaaaaaataaaaattacaagGATGGATAAGAATCTGCAAATAAGACAAATGCTTAAAAACAAGAAAAAATATTGATTGTCAAGCCAGTCACTGAATTGTGTTTCTTAGTTCTTAGGCTCAATCTGTGAAacagggaggggggggggggggggtcaaacATACACTGAAATAAACAAAACTTGGCGGTGCAAATTATAACCCGTCACAACGAATTCCCTAAAAAAATGTCACAATGAAAAGCGCAGCTTAATCCTGTGGCCCACCATGGCCAACAAACATTTAGCTTGCTTCTGCCGCGGAACTGCAAGAAGTACGGCAAAGCAGAGTGCGGGGTTCAGGGTGTTAAATACACCAAAATATACCTCTGAGGAAACAATAGTCTTTTCCATTTCAAACATACAAACAAACGTCAAGCTGCAGTGAACAGGAGTACTGGCTAATTTTCTACACCACCTAAATTCGGGCTAAATAGCATTTCCTTGCAAGCTCATGGGCATTTTAGCAGTTACCGTTGCTGCAGAACAAAGCTCCTGGAGTTTTTGTACTAAGATGAGACAGAATTTGAGCACCATTTTTCAGAACAGTCAGTTGAACCATTCAAATATGCCTCAGGAACTTTTATCCTAAACACGGAGTAATGGTGATTCAAGCTTTTCTGCCCGTGCAATCTGTAGACACTGCCCAGTGCTCCAGTAATGGGATTAGGGAAAGCATAGAAGACGCGCTTGAACCTTTGATGTACAAGCGCCATAGCACACCTTCAAACAAAGAAACAAACAAACATGTCAGCAAAAGCAAACTGATCAGTAAGCAACAACTAAAAATAATGTCATACTCTGATAGTAGTGAACATACATCGTGCATGGTTCCCAAACAAGGTAGATGTCAAATCCTGTGCAAAGATATGGTCTGTTTCTTTCATGTAAGTCCCTGCTGCATGCTGGATGTGCAGATTGATCTTCACCCTGAAGTTCAAACTTGAACTTGTTAGCAAAACAGGATAGAATAAATATGTACCAACTTCAGTCTTCTGCTACAGCACTGATAGAGTTATTAAAGGAGAGTGGCAACAATAGATGGTAGACAATATAAGTAACAAGGCTCACATTTGTAACTATCTTTAGCCGCTTTGCTGGTTCATCATCAGAACAATTCTCTACATCACCATTTAATTTTGGCTCGGTTGTTGAAGAAGTTGAAGAAGGGAACATCCTTCTATCCCTCTCGGCGGCATTTTCAATGGCAACAACTGCAGCATGCCACAGAGGATGCCAGAGAAAACCACCTTCAGATGGCAGTGTCTTCTGCTCCGTACACCTTTGTTTCATCCATCCGAAAGGGTTTATACATAAGACCTCCCTGTCCAAGCCATTGCAAAAACGAGAACTCGATGGCAACGAAGTGTCGGCTTTATCCTCAATTGCTTCAGGGAATGAGCTAGCATTACCTGCTTCTACTATTGCACATTTGTTCCCATTTAGACAAGTATCACGCTGGTGTGTTTGGTCTGTAGCCTTTGAAATTACTTGCATGCTTGATGGATCAACAATAATGGCAGCATTGCCCACCTGGTAAAAGCTCACCCATGCAGAAATTAACCAAAAACGTTGATCCACGCCACCCAACCAGCAATTTAAAATCACATCATGCAAAAAGGAAAACCCCCACAGATGTGGTGCCCTTGCCAACAGTTCATATTATAGGAAACATATATCTGGATATAGCACTAACAGACAGGATTTAACTTAATCTCACACAAAGTATGTCCGTCACTACTTGTCTATCTGTCCTAGAACAATTTTATCTTGCAGTTCCTTAAACCAGTTGGTTCGCAGAGAGAAAATCACAAGACTGCAATTAGGGTTATCGGTAGCTGGTGTTTTTAATAATACTAGTAAATATGAAATAAATTATTACAGTATGGGGGGAAACCTGCAAGAATTGGTGAGAATGTTCCAACATAGCGTAATTTGCGGGTTTACAGTTAAATTAGCTGGTTTTCAACACAAGGGATAGGTGTCTCACGCTACAAGTGGTAGAAAATAGGCTACTACCAGTCTTTTCAACCTTGATTTAAACTCTTGTTATCAGTCATATAGTGAAGAAACTGTGGACTGTGGTGATCAATGGTATTAGGCAAACGATCTGTTTGTCTGTGACACTGAAAATTGGACTGGCAGATTGTTGCAAGACATTAACTTGAAATAATAATTTTGTATTCAGAGGCTTAGAAAATGAATTTTAATTCTTGAAAAAAGACATGTTTTTTTATTTGTCCAACTATCCAAATGAATAATCTTGTATTCAAAGGCTGGATAATTTTAAATTCTTGAAAAGTGGATTTAGTAAATTTTTGTCCAACTATCCAAATGCTACTTTTCCATATAAAAGATTCAAATTCATATCACAAGATTATATCCATGTATAAGATGGCAAAATCAAACAGGAAGATCATTCGGATCTAAGTTTATACTGTACACGAATGTTTAAAGTGGACAAACTATTTCCATTGCATAAAGTTCGTAGAGCAAAAATAGACAGTGAAGAAAAGCTACAAAAAAAACATTCTGACTCTCCCTAATTAGTTAGTGAAGTAACAAGACTGACTAGCATATGATAAAATCATGGAGGTGTACCTCTTACACGAGAATAATGTTTACAAAATAAATGGGAATGTAGGAAAATAACATAATAAACAGGGGAGTTCACCTGTGATAATTGCATAGCAGTCCTCATGCAATGAAATATTGATGGTAATTCCTCCTCTTTAAATCCAGATACACCATCAATGCTACAACATTAACAGAGAAGACCGTTGGAAAAGCTTACAATGACACAGCATACACACTTACACAGTATAAATAAGTTGCCAGAATTGCATACAGCAGCAATAAACTATATCTTAAATCCTATTTTTCTATTGGAAGTGTGTGTCAATGTAATGTCAGTGCCAGAAATTTACAAAAGGAAATAGTATTATTGATCATTTGACTATAAGGCAGCCTTACAATAACAATGCATACAAGCTGAAATTTGTCACCTGTGTTTTTGGCTACAACCTAAGCCATACATTTTATATTGACATTGCCAGACACAAGATCTAGATATTCCAACACAAAATCCAGTCAACTTTGTTTAAGCAAGGGTGAGCTGTATAAAGAAATAGATTTATAAGCATCTTTTTTTGGCAAAGCCATTCAGTAGCCGTACATAAGGATAGCACTTCCAAGAACCTAACAAGGTAAGGAAATCCTTGCACACATGACAGGCCAGGTTTGGCGCACGTGCTAATTAAGGTCAAATAGTTTCGTTCTCCATTTGAATATTCATAAACTCTTCTTATGAATTAATACATAGAAGAATTGCAGCAACCTTGAAAACATATTCACAAAAAATGGGAACCAACAACTTTAATTCTTGAGAACAAAAAGAAATACGTAATATGGTACATATTCACTGGACAGAACATACTCGTTAGGGGGGTGATAAGATGTTGGCCAAAGTTTGCACTGTTCCTCCCACTCCTCTTTCGACGTAGCAGAACAACTGGCAACCTGTTAAAGACTTTCCCCAATAGTCAACATTTTACAGGCTTGTACTGTAAATAGCTTCCTAAGTTTAAGTTTCTTCCTAGGCAGCTTTAAGTGATTTTTTGTTTATGCACAAAGAATGTTAACTATCTCCATTGAATATCAGTGCATTCTGAGAGATGGAATGTGTTGCTTTCAGATTGTTTATAATATCGGTGGTATTTGACATAGAGATGAAATCGGATATCACAATTTTCATCCACCATGAATGCATGCCAAAATTACAACAAGAGTAGAAAACAAGCAGGTGAAGCTTAATGTTGCCATTTTCACGTGCTTATCTTAATACAAGAAAATGTTATATGAGAAGGCTATAACCTTTAGCTATAACTATCATGCCGAAGCGGTGTTTTTAACATTGCTCCAATGCCCAGTCTATGAATTGCTCCAATGCCCAACAAAATGAACTGATTTGAGTTAATTTCTCCAAGGATAACATGAGCACTCACTTTTGCAATGAAAGGACTCAAATGGTAGTTGTCCACTATCTTTTGGACTTCTTCAGGAAAACCTTCACTACAATTGTCAGGCCCAGTGGAAAGGCATAAGATGATTGATAACTCAGAATTTTCTGTCGAAAAAAAACATGATAAAACTTAGAATGGGGGCAGAGAAGTGTTCCACTATAATTGCTGGTCACATGGTAGATTCAGTTTAAAATACTGCAAGATGCTGAGTTTTACTTCCAGTCTACGAATTGTTCTGTTAGCATTAACTGATCATTATGAGCTCAGACATATTCAGTGGTTCAGCAGCAGAAAGCTATGGTATTCCTTCTCGTGTAATCATATGAAATTATTGTGTGCATCGCACTCAGAAGGCAAACATAAAGTATTTGAGAATAGATAACGATGCATATACCGCCACACACAACACGCCGACGCACCCGCTTGACATGCCGTAGATTCTCTAATGGGCAGACTTGATTCAATTGCCTGAAACAACGGTCACACCAATAAATCACCGTGTCAAGTGTTTTGAAAATAATAATATGTAAAGTTTGTAAAAAACGACCAAGCAAGTAACTGCATATTGTTAATTTAGTACCAAATCTCGAAataaaagaccaaaatgtcagtTAGCATACTAAGACCATTCAGACAATAGAAATTAAGCATGCAATCACAAAAAAAAAAACAGTTTCCTATAAAAAAGGATTAAAAGCCTTTAATTTTGCTTTAGTGTTAGTGCAAATTTGTTTTTCGCACAAAACTAAAAACGTAGAGTTGCAGTTCTCAGGGTAATCCACAGCTCCACTTTTATGTAATTATTCACCACTTAACCAATACGATTATTTTATTAACCTCTATAGATTTTTCATATTATTTAATTAACTTCTGTCAATTTATATCCACAAGTCAAGGTTTCGAAACTAGAATCCAGAAGGTTATTGAACTGTATGAATTGAAGTAGATAGACTCCAGATGTATGCCGTGATGTACCATATGCAAGAAAAAAAATCCTACTCAACAGAGTTGAGATCTAAGAACAAACATCGGTGCAGTTCCAGGTACATCATACTCAAGCTAAAGCAACCCTCAAACCTGCATATGATCTTTTCACCTATTTGTTCAAAGAACAAGGATTTGCGCTACTTTCAACCTCAAACCATGTTAACTATAGTTCAGCATTCCTAACAGTACTAAAATGTACCATTTGAGTAAAACAACTTAGAGAAGTTATTATTACCTGATGAGAGCATTTGTTACCTTGGGCACAATGTTCGCTGCCACCACATCAACTATTGAGAAAAAAGAAGACAAAAAGAATCAATGAAACCACAATAACAACAAAATTGACAAGAGCACTTGAAGGAGATTAGGAGATACCCGTGGAATGTTGGAGGGGAGTTGGATTGCCAGGGACCTCGGTAAGCTCCCACGCCATGGTGACCTATTCAAAGTTGAAGTTGAGAAACATACAACTCATGATTTTGTAAGGCAAATAAACTGATTAAGCTTAGTTTGCAAGTTGTAGCAACAGAACAAAAAAAAGGGCAGCCCGGTGCAGGTAGCTCCCGCTTTGCGCAGGGTCCGGggaagggtccgaccactttgggTCTATTGTACGCAGCCTTTCCCTACATTTCTGTAAGAGGCTGTTAAGCAACAGAACAAAGTGGACAAGAAATGGGTAAAAAACAAGAAAAGCTACTCCCTCCAGGGATGGCAGAGGTCGATCGGGAGGTAGTGGCAGTGGTTCCTGGGGTGGCAGAGGCAGAACCGGCGGTGGCGCCACCACCGGAGACGAAGAAGATGGCCGACTGCCTGTTCCGACAGTGTTGAGGGCTGTCAGAAGGGAGTTCCCATGCTGCCAACCATGGACCAGCAACCAACGCGTCCACGAAAAACCCAGATGTCACTGCATACCAGGAAGGAAAGCTGATTGTTTCTATCTAACGGGGCATTCACTAAACTAGTAGAAGCTTGCAATTTGACGATGCCCTGCATTCAGGCTCTATTTGGATACACGAATGGGATTGAGTTCGGAATCATAGGGTAATTTCCAATACGTCATGAAATGGACATGAGCTATGATTCAAATTCTGTTGTGTGGTTGCTGTTGGAGTTGCATCGTGGAATCTAGTCAACTTGTGAATTCCAATTCCTGTTGGGATGCACTCGTTGAGTCATTGCTTTTGACAATGTGGCCATAACTGAGAGAACATTGTTACGTAGCGTGTACTTAAACCGTGACCATGTTTAGTTTAACGAAAATTGATCTTTGGATGCACGTTACCTCAGCCTTGATCCGATCTGCTCCCAAAACTTTGTCTACAGCTCCAAACTGACCTGCAAGGGGAAAGACAGGGTCAGATTCTGTGCAGCCAATAAGGGAGTCGGGGTTGGAGATATTGCT
Protein-coding sequences here:
- the LOC125508907 gene encoding tRNA-specific adenosine deaminase TAD3-like isoform X3, yielding MSSGEGFPEEVQKIVDNYHLSPFIAKVASCSATSKEEWEEQCKLWPTSYHPPNDIDGVSGFKEEELPSIFHCMRTAMQLSQVGNAAIIVDPSSMQVISKATDQTHQRDTCLNGNKCAIVEAGNASSFPEAIEDKADTSLPSSSRFCNGLDREVLCINPFGWMKQRCTEQKTLPSEGGFLWHPLWHAAVVAIENAAERDRRMFPSSTSSTTEPKLNGDVENCSDDEPAKRLKIVTNGEDQSAHPACSRDLHERNRPYLCTGFDIYLVWEPCTMCAMALVHQRFKRVFYAFPNPITGALGSVYRLHGQKSLNHHYSVFRIKVPEAYLNGSTDCSEKWCSNSVSS
- the LOC125508907 gene encoding tRNA-specific adenosine deaminase TAD3-like isoform X1, producing MAWELTEVPGNPTPLQHSTVDVVAANIVPKVTNALIRQLNQVCPLENLRHVKRVRRRVVCGENSELSIILCLSTGPDNCSEGFPEEVQKIVDNYHLSPFIAKVASCSATSKEEWEEQCKLWPTSYHPPNDIDGVSGFKEEELPSIFHCMRTAMQLSQVGNAAIIVDPSSMQVISKATDQTHQRDTCLNGNKCAIVEAGNASSFPEAIEDKADTSLPSSSRFCNGLDREVLCINPFGWMKQRCTEQKTLPSEGGFLWHPLWHAAVVAIENAAERDRRMFPSSTSSTTEPKLNGDVENCSDDEPAKRLKIVTNGEDQSAHPACSRDLHERNRPYLCTGFDIYLVWEPCTMCAMALVHQRFKRVFYAFPNPITGALGSVYRLHGQKSLNHHYSVFRIKVPEAYLNGSTDCSEKWCSNSVSS
- the LOC125508907 gene encoding tRNA-specific adenosine deaminase TAD3-like isoform X2 encodes the protein MWWQRTLCPSEGFPEEVQKIVDNYHLSPFIAKVASCSATSKEEWEEQCKLWPTSYHPPNDIDGVSGFKEEELPSIFHCMRTAMQLSQVGNAAIIVDPSSMQVISKATDQTHQRDTCLNGNKCAIVEAGNASSFPEAIEDKADTSLPSSSRFCNGLDREVLCINPFGWMKQRCTEQKTLPSEGGFLWHPLWHAAVVAIENAAERDRRMFPSSTSSTTEPKLNGDVENCSDDEPAKRLKIVTNGEDQSAHPACSRDLHERNRPYLCTGFDIYLVWEPCTMCAMALVHQRFKRVFYAFPNPITGALGSVYRLHGQKSLNHHYSVFRIKVPEAYLNGSTDCSEKWCSNSVSS